The Spirosoma foliorum genome has a window encoding:
- a CDS encoding ligand-binding sensor domain-containing protein: MNKRPSGYFPIGYCCQLLVVILSTIVTAFAQGQRPVAQHPLAQHLLKFEHLGTTQGLSNNRLFCIYKDREGFMWFGTDDGLNRYDGYTFKVYKPDPADPNNHMALNTVWDMLESRSGEIWFVTPGGGLHRLNKQTGRINYFRIGPDRSERFKPYDICYTMMEDKQGFLWIGSEGGLARFDTHTKQYQFYDIPVEGSR; the protein is encoded by the coding sequence ATGAATAAACGCCCCAGTGGATACTTCCCCATTGGATACTGCTGCCAGTTGCTTGTCGTTATCCTGTCTACAATTGTTACTGCCTTCGCGCAGGGGCAGCGTCCAGTGGCGCAGCATCCACTGGCGCAGCATCTACTGAAGTTCGAGCACCTGGGCACTACTCAGGGGTTGTCGAACAATAGACTTTTCTGTATCTATAAAGATCGGGAGGGCTTTATGTGGTTTGGCACAGATGACGGCCTGAATCGCTACGACGGGTACACGTTTAAGGTGTATAAACCTGACCCCGCTGACCCGAACAACCACATGGCCCTTAATACGGTCTGGGATATGCTGGAGTCGCGGTCGGGAGAGATCTGGTTTGTTACGCCTGGCGGAGGGCTGCACCGACTCAACAAGCAAACAGGCCGGATCAACTACTTTCGGATAGGGCCGGATCGATCGGAGCGTTTTAAACCCTACGACATCTGCTATACGATGATGGAAGACAAACAGGGTTTTCTCTGGATTGGCTCAGAAGGGGGGCTGGCACGCTTCGATACCCACACGAAACAGTATCAATTCTACGACATACCTGTTGAAGGGAGCCGATGA
- a CDS encoding sensor histidine kinase translates to MKTLVAFLLVSLCLTPCLAQDTTLTLTNRMFSSDQLINLSTMRDWVFKAGQNPGWASPALNTTSWTKRRPSDLSIKDADKTGRAEGWFRCRIRLDSTFEGMQLGVFSYCWAAVDLYVDGRLITSFGNTGANGRPYAEHYPYYQKAAPFDLTTGQDHLIALHVVDYVSPFSKNQLKAQLEGGTSKIIRIVGPKTFNWLHVNARLSPVYSAIWLTVSFLLATLFWLLVFQNLYERSLIRLLAIGETLLVFASIGLMMEVLEPAFIYEVIVYRISGVLLGVAIAFLPITLLRVLNYPSSRRIDSFIIGISVLGSSLTAYTNTGLPSSLATVLQFLFFFALLIWARKKIKGALWAIVTGAFLTIAFALGYAILQLSSFFNPHLGYAATGFFLSLPLSFLVYIALRFKEIVAEDRAKAVAVVQITEEKRQLLATQNQRLEQQVETRTAQLNQSLIDLRATQAQLIQKEKLASLGELTAGVAHEIQNPLNFVNNFAEVSTELIDELKEGPFQKLPDSEKGYADEILGDLSSNLQKINHHGGRASSIVKGMLEHSRTESGERRPTDLNALADEYLKIAYHGLRAKDKDFNADLKTNFMTDLGRIEVVPQEIGRVLLNLYNNAFYAVIKKQKLAPSGYQPTVTVSTHQFNGQLQIRVSDNGTGMPESVKAKIFQPFFTTKPTSEGTGLGLSLSYDIVTKGHGGTLTAESEPNQGTVFTIALPLT, encoded by the coding sequence ATGAAAACTCTGGTAGCTTTTTTACTCGTTAGTCTCTGCCTGACTCCCTGCTTGGCTCAGGATACAACCCTTACCCTGACTAATCGGATGTTTTCGTCGGATCAACTCATCAATCTATCAACAATGCGGGACTGGGTATTTAAAGCGGGGCAGAATCCAGGCTGGGCCAGTCCGGCACTGAACACCACAAGTTGGACCAAACGCAGACCGAGTGATTTATCGATCAAAGATGCCGATAAGACCGGACGGGCTGAAGGTTGGTTTCGATGCCGCATTCGGCTGGATTCCACCTTTGAGGGCATGCAGTTAGGCGTATTCAGCTATTGCTGGGCGGCTGTTGACCTGTATGTCGATGGCCGGCTGATCACCTCGTTTGGTAACACAGGCGCCAACGGCAGACCCTATGCCGAGCACTACCCCTATTATCAAAAAGCGGCTCCATTTGACTTAACCACTGGACAGGATCACCTAATTGCGCTGCATGTTGTCGATTATGTCTCCCCCTTCTCGAAAAACCAATTGAAAGCTCAATTGGAGGGTGGAACCAGTAAAATCATCCGAATCGTTGGCCCTAAGACATTTAATTGGCTACACGTTAATGCCCGACTTTCTCCTGTTTACTCTGCCATATGGTTGACCGTATCGTTTCTGTTGGCCACCCTGTTCTGGCTACTGGTTTTTCAGAATTTGTATGAAAGGTCTTTAATCCGATTACTGGCTATCGGCGAAACTCTCCTTGTATTTGCTAGTATAGGGTTAATGATGGAGGTATTGGAACCTGCGTTTATCTATGAAGTAATCGTTTACCGTATATCAGGTGTATTATTGGGCGTCGCCATTGCTTTTCTACCCATCACATTACTACGTGTCTTAAACTATCCCTCATCCCGGCGAATCGATAGCTTTATCATTGGAATTTCAGTGCTTGGAAGCAGCTTGACAGCGTATACCAATACTGGTTTACCTAGTTCCTTGGCTACTGTTTTGCAGTTCCTTTTTTTCTTTGCACTGTTGATATGGGCCAGGAAAAAAATAAAAGGGGCATTGTGGGCTATTGTAACAGGCGCTTTTCTGACGATTGCCTTTGCGCTGGGATATGCCATATTACAACTATCCAGTTTCTTTAATCCTCACCTTGGCTATGCAGCAACGGGTTTCTTTCTATCCCTTCCCCTTTCCTTTTTGGTTTATATCGCACTACGTTTCAAAGAAATTGTAGCTGAAGATCGAGCGAAAGCAGTCGCCGTCGTACAGATAACCGAAGAGAAACGCCAACTCTTAGCTACCCAGAATCAGCGTTTGGAGCAGCAGGTTGAAACGCGCACGGCCCAACTGAACCAATCCCTCATCGACCTTCGCGCCACCCAAGCCCAACTTATTCAAAAAGAGAAACTGGCCAGCCTGGGCGAACTAACAGCAGGTGTAGCTCACGAGATTCAGAACCCCTTGAATTTCGTCAATAATTTCGCCGAAGTCAGTACCGAACTGATTGATGAGCTTAAGGAAGGACCATTCCAGAAACTGCCTGACTCTGAAAAAGGCTATGCGGACGAGATCCTGGGCGATCTCAGCAGCAATCTGCAAAAGATCAATCATCACGGCGGACGAGCCAGCAGTATCGTCAAGGGCATGCTCGAACATAGCCGCACTGAATCCGGCGAGCGACGTCCTACGGATCTTAACGCCCTGGCTGATGAGTACCTCAAGATCGCTTATCACGGTTTGAGAGCCAAAGACAAGGACTTTAACGCTGACCTGAAAACGAACTTCATGACTGATTTGGGGCGCATCGAGGTGGTTCCCCAGGAGATTGGGCGGGTGCTGTTAAACCTGTACAACAACGCCTTCTATGCCGTAATCAAGAAACAGAAACTAGCCCCGTCAGGCTATCAACCAACCGTCACGGTCAGCACCCATCAGTTTAATGGGCAACTACAGATCCGGGTTAGCGACAACGGTACGGGCATGCCCGAGTCGGTGAAAGCCAAGATTTTTCAGCCCTTTTTCACCACTAAACCCACAAGCGAAGGCACAGGGCTCGGGCTGAGTTTGAGTTATGACATTGTCACCAAAGGACACGGGGGCACCCTGACCGCCGAAAGTGAACCCAATCAGGGAACCGTTTTTACCATTGCCTTACCACTAACTTAA
- a CDS encoding sensor histidine kinase — MKGADDRVWSIQEDRFGTLWVGTSTGLFTLNRRTGQFSPYYFGINPAEKQPIIESMYLGADNSLWVATHRRGLYRLLPGKTPLPGLRNAATTYVPTGQVYLNNLEILPHGLAEDEHHNLIAGTFSGLIQLDPATGKSVTYQADPTIAGSLSHNVVWALLADNRGTFWIGTANGIDRYSMLMPQFAFYQPIPDHNVTPRFENHVTTLSTDRRGNIWFSNAKRPYAEGVFRLNLSDRHTYVNYTSQLLTPTLLTPKKMVVNASTVDATAVDAAADLISTIHCDRSGRIWMATPSGLHTMDANGQFRHYPASFSITSIEDDNHGNLWVGGQSNLARFDPTNGRYTRYPIDKDSPIGKGGGQVNDILVSRAGDVWVAVGGVGPCKLDFRTGRFVSYHPKHTENQKIMYSRDVPALCETHDGAIWVSTNIGGIFRIDPKTAAVSTFTIHDGLPDNHVVALVTDQAGMLWMATGEKLCRLNPVTRKLRVFDNRDGMLSREFTGACTRTPTGELAFGCTNGLVVFRPSEMGVNPYKPPVYITQVQVLDSTRLFPKLPLTLAYSANEISFNFVGLNFIAPEKNRYAYQLEGANSEWVYCGAQRTATYSFLAPGDYVFRVKASNNDGVWNEKGTAIRLVVLPPWWRTWWAYTLYTLLAALGVWALIRYRSRQLLRANQLLECKVALRTEEVIHQKQEIETQRNHLADALNELKDTQDQLIQREKLASLGELTAGIAHEIQNPLNFVNNFAEVSVDLIDELKEGPLLKLSDSEKDYAGEILGDLTSNLKKISHHGNRASSIVRGMLEHSRTETGEKRFIDINALADEYLKIAYQGLRAKDKVDSTGPAPAGPPERDRFNCELKTDFGTEFGKVEVVPQEIGRVLLNLYSNAFYAVREKQKTTMNGYEPIVTVKTTQVNQYIQIRVIDNGTGISDSIKAKIFHPFFTTKPTGEGTGLGLSISYDIVTKGHQGLLLVESQEGVGTEFIIQLPTAH, encoded by the coding sequence TTGAAGGGAGCCGATGACCGGGTGTGGTCTATTCAGGAAGATCGGTTTGGTACCTTGTGGGTAGGTACCTCCACCGGGCTGTTCACCTTGAACAGGCGCACGGGGCAGTTCAGCCCGTATTATTTTGGCATCAACCCCGCCGAAAAGCAACCCATCATTGAGTCGATGTACCTCGGTGCCGACAATAGCCTATGGGTAGCGACCCATCGCAGAGGGCTTTATCGGTTGCTGCCGGGAAAAACACCATTGCCTGGCCTGCGAAATGCAGCTACCACGTACGTGCCAACTGGTCAGGTATACCTGAATAACCTGGAAATATTGCCGCACGGCCTGGCGGAAGACGAACACCATAACCTGATAGCCGGAACATTTTCGGGCCTGATCCAGCTCGACCCCGCAACCGGCAAATCCGTCACTTATCAGGCAGATCCGACTATTGCGGGTTCATTGAGCCACAACGTAGTCTGGGCGTTGCTGGCCGATAATCGGGGTACATTCTGGATAGGGACAGCAAACGGCATCGATCGATACTCCATGCTAATGCCCCAGTTTGCTTTCTATCAGCCCATTCCAGACCACAACGTGACGCCCCGGTTCGAGAACCACGTTACCACGCTATCGACCGACCGACGGGGAAATATCTGGTTCAGTAACGCCAAACGACCTTACGCTGAGGGTGTGTTTCGGCTGAATCTGTCGGATCGTCATACGTACGTCAATTACACGTCGCAGTTGCTCACGCCTACTCTGCTAACCCCGAAAAAAATGGTTGTAAATGCGTCCACAGTGGATGCTACCGCCGTGGACGCTGCCGCCGATCTGATTTCGACCATCCATTGCGACCGGAGCGGACGGATCTGGATGGCCACCCCGTCGGGTCTACACACGATGGATGCCAATGGTCAGTTTCGGCACTATCCTGCCAGCTTTTCCATCACTAGTATCGAGGACGATAACCACGGAAACCTGTGGGTAGGCGGTCAGTCGAATCTGGCTCGGTTCGACCCAACCAATGGTCGGTATACACGTTACCCAATCGATAAAGATAGTCCCATCGGCAAGGGCGGAGGCCAGGTCAACGACATTCTGGTGAGCCGGGCCGGGGATGTCTGGGTAGCTGTGGGGGGCGTAGGCCCCTGCAAACTAGACTTCCGTACGGGTAGATTTGTAAGCTATCACCCAAAGCATACTGAAAATCAGAAAATTATGTATAGTCGGGATGTGCCGGCGCTCTGTGAAACCCACGACGGGGCTATCTGGGTATCGACCAATATTGGTGGGATATTCCGCATCGATCCTAAAACGGCTGCCGTTTCTACCTTCACGATCCATGACGGACTACCTGACAATCATGTAGTTGCCCTTGTTACCGACCAGGCGGGCATGCTCTGGATGGCTACCGGCGAAAAATTATGCCGACTGAACCCCGTGACGCGCAAACTTCGTGTATTCGACAACCGCGATGGGATGCTGAGCCGGGAATTTACAGGTGCCTGTACCCGCACGCCAACGGGCGAACTGGCCTTTGGTTGTACGAATGGATTGGTAGTGTTTCGGCCATCGGAAATGGGTGTTAATCCTTATAAACCACCCGTATACATCACCCAGGTTCAAGTACTGGATTCGACCCGTTTGTTTCCAAAATTACCCCTGACGCTGGCCTACAGCGCCAACGAAATCTCGTTCAATTTCGTAGGCCTCAACTTTATCGCGCCGGAGAAGAACCGCTATGCTTACCAGCTCGAAGGTGCGAACAGCGAGTGGGTATACTGTGGAGCACAGCGCACAGCCACTTATTCGTTTCTGGCACCAGGCGACTATGTTTTTCGGGTAAAAGCGTCGAACAACGATGGGGTCTGGAACGAGAAAGGAACCGCAATTCGACTGGTGGTCCTGCCGCCCTGGTGGCGCACCTGGTGGGCCTACACCCTGTATACCCTGCTGGCGGCTCTGGGCGTCTGGGCTCTGATTCGATACCGGTCTCGGCAACTGCTGCGGGCCAACCAACTGCTGGAATGTAAAGTAGCCCTGCGCACGGAAGAGGTGATCCACCAAAAGCAGGAAATCGAAACTCAGCGCAACCACCTAGCCGACGCCCTGAACGAACTCAAAGACACGCAGGATCAGCTTATACAGCGGGAAAAACTCGCCAGCCTAGGTGAACTGACGGCCGGCATCGCCCATGAGATCCAAAATCCATTGAACTTTGTCAATAACTTCGCCGAAGTGAGTGTCGATCTGATTGATGAATTGAAGGAAGGGCCATTGCTGAAACTATCTGACTCCGAAAAAGACTACGCTGGTGAAATTCTGGGCGACCTCACCAGCAATCTAAAAAAGATCAGTCACCACGGTAATCGGGCGTCGAGTATTGTGCGGGGTATGTTGGAACACTCCCGTACAGAAACGGGCGAGAAACGGTTCATCGACATCAACGCCTTAGCCGATGAATATCTCAAAATTGCATACCAGGGACTTCGCGCTAAAGACAAAGTCGATTCAACCGGTCCCGCTCCGGCCGGTCCGCCGGAGCGGGACCGATTTAACTGCGAACTGAAAACAGACTTTGGCACTGAATTTGGAAAGGTCGAGGTGGTTCCTCAGGAAATTGGCCGGGTGCTCTTGAATCTGTACAGCAACGCGTTCTATGCCGTACGCGAAAAACAGAAAACAACGATGAATGGCTATGAACCTATAGTAACTGTAAAGACCACCCAGGTTAATCAGTATATTCAGATTCGGGTAATTGACAACGGTACAGGCATTTCCGATTCAATCAAAGCCAAAATTTTCCATCCCTTTTTTACCACCAAGCCCACGGGCGAAGGCACTGGGTTGGGATTATCAATCTCCTATGATATTGTAACCAAGGGGCATCAGGGTTTATTGCTCGTGGAGAGTCAGGAAGGAGTGGGGACTGAGTTTATCATTCAATTGCCAACCGCTCACTGA
- a CDS encoding response regulator: MKTKILLADDESDLEDLFKQHFRRQIHNHTYEFIFVRDGQEALTVLEQQLDIDVVLSDINMPGMDGLTLLAKLSEINPIIRTVIVTAYGDMSNIRTAMNRGAFDFITKPINFKDLELTLEKTIRSASQLRETVELKAVDEMKTRFFTNITHELRTPLTLIVSPVDNLLETPNLPTAFQNQLSTVQRNARQLLRLINQLLDINKLEAQQMDLVNEVGDLASFVGQIVDLFRPSTTIKQLVLTYQTNLPAGNYLFDAGKWEKILYNLLSNAIKFTESGSISVSLTHTPTMAQLTVSDTGIGIAADKLPHIFNRFYQVGPRSVDTSRSRTYEGTGIGLALVHELTVRLGGTITVQSQLPGLNGHSGTHFRVEIPLQQAGAMTPQKIESRLSVDVPIVPSELAHPTTATLSDNTPLVLVVEDNAELREFIVAELATTYRIRSAANGYEGWMVAKEELPDVIISDLMMPRMDGYELIHQLRADPATDHIAVILLTASVEADSRLKGLDQGADEYLTKPFHLGELRLRLRNLLTRQEKLREEYRQQFTRTDQSTPLVTIQDQFLGRLYQLLEERLDDSSLSVEWLADQLALSRKTLYMKVNKLLQVSPNDLIRQYRLRKAIDLLRAGHNASETAYMVGFESPSYFTRVFKEFYQQTPTDYIRQ; this comes from the coding sequence ATGAAGACAAAAATTCTACTAGCCGATGATGAAAGCGACTTAGAAGACCTCTTCAAACAACATTTCCGACGCCAGATTCACAATCACACCTATGAGTTTATCTTCGTTCGCGATGGCCAGGAAGCCTTAACGGTTCTGGAGCAACAGCTCGATATTGATGTGGTTCTCAGCGACATCAATATGCCGGGTATGGACGGACTAACCTTGCTGGCCAAACTATCGGAAATTAATCCCATTATCCGCACCGTAATCGTTACGGCCTATGGGGATATGAGTAATATCCGAACGGCCATGAACCGGGGGGCGTTTGACTTTATTACCAAACCTATCAACTTTAAGGATCTGGAGCTAACCCTCGAAAAAACAATTCGGTCGGCCAGTCAGCTCCGCGAAACGGTTGAACTCAAGGCCGTTGACGAGATGAAAACTCGTTTTTTTACCAATATCACGCACGAACTCCGTACGCCCCTCACCTTAATTGTGTCGCCAGTCGACAACCTGCTGGAGACCCCGAATCTGCCAACGGCTTTCCAGAATCAGTTATCGACGGTGCAGCGTAACGCCCGGCAATTGCTGCGTCTGATTAACCAACTGCTGGACATCAACAAGCTTGAAGCCCAGCAAATGGATCTGGTCAATGAGGTGGGGGACCTAGCCAGCTTTGTTGGCCAGATCGTAGATCTGTTTCGTCCATCGACTACCATTAAGCAGCTGGTCCTTACCTACCAGACCAATTTGCCAGCCGGAAATTACCTCTTCGATGCAGGCAAATGGGAGAAGATCCTGTATAATTTACTGTCGAATGCCATCAAGTTTACTGAATCAGGCAGCATCAGCGTTAGCTTGACCCATACGCCAACGATGGCTCAACTGACCGTCAGCGATACAGGCATTGGTATTGCTGCGGACAAACTACCGCATATTTTCAACCGATTCTACCAGGTTGGGCCGCGTTCGGTCGATACGTCCCGTAGTCGCACCTACGAAGGAACCGGCATTGGTCTGGCGCTGGTTCATGAATTAACAGTAAGGCTAGGTGGAACGATCACCGTACAAAGTCAATTGCCAGGGCTCAATGGGCATTCGGGAACCCATTTTCGGGTGGAAATCCCCCTTCAGCAGGCAGGTGCCATGACTCCGCAGAAAATAGAATCCCGGCTCTCGGTCGATGTACCAATAGTGCCCTCTGAATTGGCGCACCCAACAACGGCAACGCTGTCCGACAACACACCGCTGGTGTTGGTTGTAGAAGATAATGCAGAACTGCGGGAGTTTATCGTAGCCGAATTAGCGACGACCTACCGTATCCGTTCGGCCGCCAATGGCTACGAAGGCTGGATGGTCGCCAAAGAAGAATTGCCCGATGTAATCATTTCAGATTTGATGATGCCCCGCATGGATGGCTATGAACTTATCCATCAACTGAGAGCCGATCCGGCCACCGATCATATTGCAGTCATCCTGCTGACAGCCAGCGTTGAAGCCGACAGTCGACTAAAAGGGCTGGACCAGGGCGCGGATGAGTACCTGACCAAGCCGTTTCACCTGGGCGAGTTGCGCCTGCGACTGCGGAATTTGTTGACCCGTCAGGAAAAGTTGCGGGAAGAATATCGGCAACAATTTACCCGGACTGATCAATCAACTCCGTTGGTAACCATTCAGGATCAGTTTTTAGGTCGGTTGTATCAGTTGCTGGAGGAGCGATTGGATGATTCATCGCTAAGTGTGGAGTGGCTAGCCGATCAATTGGCGCTGAGTCGCAAGACGCTCTATATGAAAGTAAATAAACTGTTGCAGGTATCGCCCAATGATCTAATTCGTCAGTACCGACTTCGCAAAGCTATCGACCTGTTGCGTGCAGGTCATAATGCATCCGAAACGGCTTATATGGTGGGTTTTGAATCACCATCCTATTTCACGAGGGTCTTCAAGGAGTTTTACCAGCAAACGCCTACCGATTATATTCGGCAATAG
- a CDS encoding response regulator, which translates to MTILVVDDELDIKDLFQQRFRREIRSQTLHFAFAHSAQQAMDYLNQHGGKDVLILSDINMPGMSGLDLLRRVRSDYPLPPPPVIMMITAYGDAPSYQQAMTEGANDFLSKPIDFEQLRAKLQPFVGQ; encoded by the coding sequence ATGACCATTCTTGTCGTTGATGATGAGCTTGATATAAAAGACCTGTTTCAACAACGGTTTCGCCGGGAAATCCGCTCCCAGACGCTGCACTTTGCCTTTGCTCACTCAGCACAGCAGGCGATGGATTATCTGAACCAGCATGGTGGGAAAGATGTGTTGATTCTATCCGACATCAACATGCCCGGTATGAGTGGACTCGACCTGCTGCGTCGGGTGCGGTCTGACTATCCCCTGCCTCCTCCACCCGTAATTATGATGATCACGGCCTATGGCGATGCACCCAGTTACCAGCAGGCGATGACCGAAGGAGCCAATGATTTTCTGAGCAAACCCATCGATTTTGAGCAGCTGAGAGCTAAACTCCAACCGTTTGTGGGTCAATAA